The DNA region CTAACGTTTGTACACCTAGCCCTATCACTAAAggtttttattgtttaattttgtactTTTATGGTGCATACATTATAAGGTTTattaacaaaatgtaaaactgAAATGGTATAGGTATAACAAGAAATTTCGTTCAATATAAAATTCATTAGTTTTGTTGAGTTTTTATGATGGTCCGCAAAAACGAAAATACTAAGTATTATTTGAAGCTTCATTGGTGATGTTAAACATTAAAACGTCAAAAGTCAATATGATATCACAAAAGCTTAATACACAACACCAAACTATCTTTCCGCAATCGTGTTCTTGTGGGTGCTTTATTTTTATGTGTTCTTCTAAATATTAAATTACCttaatgaatttaaatgaaattgattttctttTCCACATAGAGCAAAAAATCGATACATAATAACACTCGAGACTTGAATCATTTCAACCGCACACAAAGctattaaaacaaaatagtttaatattatgaatttaataaaatgttatctattcatgtgttatatgtaaatattctttttatttatagatTCACACAATGTTTATGAAAAGTATGGAGCGTGGATCTCTGAGAGCAGCTAAAGAATGTCGTCATCAGTTTAGATGGGAGAGATGGAACTGTCCAATCGTCGATATGGACAGACAGATACATAATATTAGAGGTAAGAGTATGAACTAGTGCATTTTATTACAGAAACATTATTCGACTGGCAAAGCAGACAGAAAACTTATATACATAACAGAATGTTTGTATTCACTAAGGttcatttgatatattgtatttatttattcttgAAAACACAATCTTTTTCATCGTGTTATAGTAGAGAAAATATCTCAATTCACCAACCTAGGTCACCAAGGTCATAACGCATGCCAAGATCACAGCGATTGaggttttttctttattattattgtgtattattttgagaaaaatttATTAGGTTGTAATTTTGCGTCGAGATTGATGAAATGTGGAActcattatatttattaattggTTAACCCGATGGCAGTATCAGTATTTTTATTTGACATATGTAATCTGAAACGCTCCCCTAGGAAAATATAACGATACACGTGAAAAAAAACTAAAGTCAAGTTTTAAGATGTTCGCTTATTTTGATTCGATATACTCCCTCTGGATGAACACAAAAATGCCAGACACAGCGCTTATTTTTCAGGTACTGGCAAAGCATACACAAAATATCCGCCATTCCTGAAGTTGCTGTGATTGCGAATTCAGACTGTGGCTTTCCTGTACACGGGTCAGAGGCTGAAAAATATAGGATTATCAATTATACTTCAGATGGAAATTAGATCATTGATGAGataaattatattatcattGGACTTATTGTGAAatataatgcataaaatattgttttataatcaTAGGATGGTTGGATTTTAGATAATATCTATAAATTCTGGGAGTATTTGAGATATACCggttatttaataaaataatatagttAGAGAACATCTGTTACGAAACAATGTTCAAATGGACCACTTTGTGTAGTGCCACTTTAGATTATTGATGCTAACGACTTACAAGGTTCATAGAATGACATCATAGGCTTGTTTTGTTCGTGTAATGAAGCTCTGCTCCCCAATGGGTCACAAGAGTCCGGGGTAGGGGTAGGGTTGACTAGAAACACCGGTTCTATGGCCGGATAGGTAGGCTCGATCCCCACAGGAATAGCAATGGGACCGTCCGGCCCATCTACCCACATAACGGGGTAGTCCCATGGTAAGGGGTGGACAGGCATATAGCCAAAGTGGTGGTCCCAGATGTAATGTCGACCATATTCGTCCACCACCACCCTCTGTGACCGGACGTAGGGCGGTGGATGCCGTCTCCGGGGCTGGATGTGTTGGCGGTTCCTTCTCCGTTGTTCCTGTTCCATCAGAGCGTCTAGTACTGTGTCAGGGTTCTGTTCGAAGGCCATGATAAAGTGTTTTCTGTATACCTCAACATCAtctataattatacacaaaaatATCGAATGCATCATACATCTTATCATTACACTAAAACAGGGTGTTTAATAAGTGTCGCTTTATTAGTAGAAACCTAAAAACTGTATAATAGTAATATCAGTGTGTAATCACTTCATTCATTACTACTGTATAAGAAGACAAACTTTGTTTACAATTTAACAATTCATATAGGCATCAAATCGAACTTGCTTATTTCTTGTTAGTGGTGTAGGAACATGAATAATGGTTGTGGTTCCTCTGACAGGTAAACACGTGACTTTCAGTCATGTAATTAACGACAGGAGATTATGCTGACGTGTAAATGgatatgttgtgtgtgtgtgtgtgtaaaaacATGTCAGTATCAAATAGTAAGATGGTCAAAATTTTAATGTGATACAATACTTCCATATATACGTTATGGCATCTCAGAAATGAAATGATGAAATCTATTTGCCGTCATGGAGGTGTATCAACTTCCGGTGTGAACCACAGCATAAACATTCACTACAAGACAAACAACTTACGTCTAACGGCGTTAGGCTGGTCCCCATCCTTAATGGACGACGTAAGCGTCACCATCACCAAGCACAGTGCCAACACTTTGAAAACATCCATGGTTCTTAGATATTAATAGTTACCAGTGTAAATATTCCTTCATCATTTTCCCGTCATAACACATACGTGATAAAAGCCGGGTAGTTGACGTATCTGTCACCGTATGACGTAGTCTACCCTTTCATGATTTCATAGCTTCCAGGCATGAAGTCACTGACTGCCAAACATGATCGATCACACTCTCCATACATCTCGGAGTTAAAGCCTATACCCTGCTCGACTGTCACACGTTTAACATAGTAGGTCCTAGATTGTTTGTGTATTTCGTCTTGAACAACTCAACATCTGTGATAACGAGGTCCATCGAAATGAGGATATTACATTGATGTTATTACTGAAGCctctgtataaatacataacataatTGTTATGGATCATTCATAAAGACCTCCTTTCTATTACATGTATCTACTTCTTTCTTTTGTCGTAAAgactttatcttttttatatttattttttctattttcacactttaaagataatttatagcttgatgtaaacaaaagggtttttttctttacttttattTGGCTCAAAACATTCTGTTTCATAGCCTTATGCAAATATTAAGCAATCGTTGGTGTGTAtgaataattaaaatgaatcaatttttatttcagcCAATCGAGAGACAGCATTTGTGCATGCAATATATTCTGCTAGCATCATGTTTGatctgacgtcacaatgtaaCCTTGGCGGGAATCCCGTGTGTGCGTGCGATGACTCGCGAAATGGCGTCAaaggtaaatataaattcgTTGAAATATTCATCGATCAAAAATTTAACAAATTCCAACATAACCCAAACTATATATGCCATTAGAAGCATTGTAAATGCAATGCAGTGTGTACATGAACTCCAACAAAAAAAGAGTAACCGTTCGCCACTCTGCCCTCAAAAGTAGGACAAATAGGTCAAGTCATACcactttatataaaaaatataaatctagTGGCGAACCACACGGTTTATCTTATGAAAaacataacaattataatttcatgttttatgaAGATAAAAAGTACTTTCTACTGAGATCATAAAACGTTCGCTGAAGcttcataaatgttttgttaacattttcaaaTCTTAAAACCTGATACACGTTTTTGTATGTGCATCCAACGAGAAAATTAAACATAAAGTTTTACTATGCTTGTATTACACCATCAGAAAGAATGTAGAATTAGATCTATACTGAAAATAACGGGTACAGTGTGTACTTAATTCTGGTCAGTAAGATAGTTGTTAAAGGAAAGGTCAGCTTAAACTTGTGAAGAATGTAAATTTATCGGTACGGTCAACGAAAAAAACATGTGAAGACACGGgaaatttcatattaaattcCGGAAACTTCAAGCTGTTGATCCTATCATTATAGTATTAAGGAAAGCGCGATTTCAGCGTTATAATCCCCACTTAAGGATGGTACAGCCAATTTACTGGAATCTTAACGCCCTCCGCCCGGAGAGAGTCTGGGGACTCCTTAAAATGGTCACTTTATCGTGTTAGTTACACTCCAATACCTTGACCAACGGTCAGATTCGGGATACTTTAATGAATAAGCTTATTTTGTCGGCTCGCTTCGTAATGTCAAGATGTACTGTATGTACGTATGATCTGTATAAGTGTGAACAGATTATTGATTAGTCAAGTAGATTTTTATAATTATCCGGCACACTTATTCATAAATACCTTTAAATATAGCAAGGATTTAATTTCATGGTCATTCAAGAATTTGTGGTGTAGgcgttttttttctataaataacTCTATTTGAACGTATGATTAAGCAGTTTTTGTCCCCGGCCTGGAATATCGGCGCAGTGTATAAGGTTGTAGCATCCGTGTTCCTGGCTATCTCATTAGTGTCCACTATCATCTATCATATATAGCGTTAACAGAATAAACAGTATTcctcaatttctttttaaaaatatcaattcaaaacattttctctTAATTCTAATTCAAAGAACTTTGTATAGACCCGTTTCCCAATTCTGTCTGTTTAAGCCTGTTATTTAGTGACATTAATTTGTTCAATTTCGAATATTGAATATGATTGTATGTGAAGTGGCTATGATAACCATTCTATTTTGAATTTCTACCATTGAATtcatataggctttgcctgttattcGATCCTTTTGACGACAACATCATGTTGatgaaatttgttgaaatgaaaataaccaTTCAAAACATGcatacattttgaaaatgtggaaattttgttAATGTGTGCTAAAGTTGTCATCTAGAAACTATAGACGGCACCCTTGTACAAACTTAGTATTTCTCCTGAAGATGTGTCTAGGGTGCCTACATATTTTCAGCAAATATTCAGTTTGTTAAAGATTGCACTCTACTGTTTCGTATCAGTAGGCAAGCATGACAAAACAGTTATATTCTATTAATGTATGCATATATCGGATGGTAACCATGAAAACTCAGTCAAAAAAAAATTGGAAGAAAATTTGAATTAAGAATATACTTACAATTTTGATGTCTACATccaaacaattattttttttttaattaagaaaacaattttaacaCTTTGACTACAGTGAACtgcgttcaagcgtccggaTTAGACTCCTCCCTCAAATGTTGTAACATTCTGTTACGACAGCCAATGAAATCTCTGGGAAGTTACCTCGATTGGTTAGACTCCATGTAGTGTAGCGCAAACAATGTTGACTTCAAAGAAATCTACTGATTTGACTTGGTCACACCTTTGTACCAAAGATTTGTTAGCATACACTTGGAGATAAAAggtttcaaacatgttttttaattcaatagtACCATATAACCATCGAAAGACAACAACACTATATCTTGATAGCTTCGTAAAACGTTCCCTGGAACATACACGGTTGTAGCTGTATATATAAgctcaaaaaatatatttgtttagggttacattggcaaaaaaaatagggtcggtaggtagcgatttttttttttttttatatatatttatattttttttgtcaagTTCAGATGCAATAGCGAGCTGTTTACTAAACAGATATATGGCtcctatttatcaataaaatgattaaacattaGTGTCTTTTACTCTTCACTCTTTATTTAACAATGAATAATTGGAGATTTGACTAATGAAGAAGGTATTAACAGATTAGATTGGCCTAGAGTAAAACTATTAATTGGAGTATCCCTTTAGGTacagggtcgggggtaaaaaattagggtcggttgggtaaccctaaacagacattgttTGGCCTAATGTAGATGTTTCATGCGGAAGCAGACATCCCACGTCTAATTGTTAGTTGTTTGAATCGTAATGTTTAAAAGTATGCTTATAAATATGTAGATTTCTATTCAAACCTATGATAAGTTGTGTCTAAAAACCCTCTATTGTAGTTCAAGAAAGCATAATTTGACGTttggaatatacatgtacacgtataaaGTAACGACTCTCTAGCTCAtgtgatttcaaataaaatagtattattAATTTAAGATACCAAATACCAAATTTCCACTCACTATAACCTGTGACTATGGCTATGTACCTGTAGGTCATGACTATATACATACACGTAATGCTGTTTTTAATTGTTGCGGTATTAATGATTGAAATAACGAAAGTTTTTGAATGTGCAACAGCTATAACAGGTAAACTCCGCCCTCAGCTAGGTTACAGTGAACtgcgttcaagcgtccggaTTAGACTTCTCCCTCAAATGTTGTAACATTCTGTTACGACAGCCAATGAAATCTCTGGGAAGTTACCTCGATTGGTTAGACTCCATGTAGTGTAGCTCAAACAATGTTGACTTCAAAGAAATCTACTGATTTGACTTGGTCACACCTTTGTACCAAAGATTTGTTAGCATACACTTGGAGATAAAAggtttcaaacatgtttttttaattcaatagtACCATATAACCATCGAAAGACAACAACACTATATCTTGATAGCTTCATAAAACGTTCCCTGGAACATACACGGTTGTAGCTGTATATATAAgctcaaaaatatatttgtttagggttacattggcaaaaaaatagggtcggtaggtagcgattcttttttaatttttatatatatatatattttttttgtcaagTTCAGATGCAATAGCGAGCTGTTTACTAAACAGATATATGGCtcctatttatcaataaaatgattaaacattaGTGTCTTTTACTCTTCACTCTTTATTTAACAATGAATAATTGGAGATTTGACTAATGAAGAAGGTATTAACAGATTAGATTGGCCTAGAGTAAAACTATTAATTGGAGTATCCCTTTaggtacagaaaaaaaaaatcagggtcgggggtaaaaaattagggtcggttgGGTAACACTAAACAGACATTGTTTGGCCTAATGTAGATGTTTCATCCGGAAGCAGACATCCCACGTCTAATTGTTAGTTGTTTGAATCGTAATGTTTAAAAGTATGCTTAATAAATATGTAGATTTCTATTCAAACCTATGATAAGTTGTGTCTAAAAACCCTCTATTGTAGTTCAAGAAAGCATAATTTGACGTttggaatatacatgtacatgtataaagtaacgACTCTCTAGCTCAtgtgatttcaaataaaatagtattattAAGTTAAGATACCAAATACCAAATTTCCACTCACTTTAACCTGTGACTATGGCTATGTACCTGTAGGTCATGACTATATACATACACGTAatgctgtttttattttacgatTTTGTATGCCAAATTGTTGCGGTAATAATGATTGAAATTACGAAAGTTTTTGAATGTGTAACAGCTATAACAGGTAAACTCCGCCCTCAGTTAGATTATCGCTGTTACTAAACTCCGCCCACAGTTTGACTGACGCTATTCTCGAGCCGATAAACGCGCGTACGACTGGTTGAAACTATTCACGTGATTTGTGGTTTGAACGATCCGAAAGGCAATtccggacgcttgaacgcaTTTCACTGTAAAATCTATGTGTATTTTTGCGTCATGTTAGATTGTCTCCGTACTACTACATGTTTATGTACATTGCTTTTTTGAGGTAGAATGTTAAACAATCGTCTTAgctttattaaaaataatataggttttttttcttgttttacaaTGTCATAACCTCCTTATCTTGTCTCCACAGGAGGGTATAACTGGAGCTGGGGTGGCTGTAGTGACAATATCAAATTCGGAGATTCCGTCTCCAAGCACTACCTCATCTCCATGCAGAAGGGCAAGGATTCGTACGCCGCCACTGTTATACAGAACAACGGCGCTGGACGAATGGTGGGTAAAACGAAATCGATGATTTAACACAAAATGCTGAATATGTTACTTATTAATTTAGTATGAACAAATATATGCTCTCTTAGAAAACAATTGTGTCCTAACAGTTTGATTTGTTGGATATCCCTACCGTTtattttaaactgtttatttcTATGTCTACAACGGTTTATGTCCTTCACGTGTAGAATATTcctataattattgtttttccTTTTCAGAGTGTACGAAAAACAACGCATTtgatatgtaaatgtcatggtgttTCCGGAAGTTGTTCAGTGCGAACCTGCTGGAGACAACTCGGAAGCTTCCGATCTATCGGACAATATTTAAAACGAAAGTACAAAAAAGCAGTTCACGTTAATTTCTTTGACGGAAAACTACGACAGGGCAATGATGTGAATGGTgttaaattaaatatgatttctAGCAAACAACTTGTGTTTTTGGAAAAATCACCAAATTACTGTAAAGCAAATTATAGTCTCTCCCTGAACGGAACTCTGGGAAGGCCGTGCTCTAGGAACAAGGTGGGAGTTAAACAAAGTGCAGCTGAAAGACGGAGTTGTCGGACTTTGTGTAAGGCTTGTGGGTTACGGGTGCGACGTGAGGTGGTCActattaaaacaacatgtaacTGTCGCTTCCACTGGTGCTGTCACGTTGCCTGCTTCGACTGTGAACAAAAACAAGAGGTTTACTCATGCACCAGATAATTTgtaggaaataaaacaaagaaaatcatGACTTAACAGAATGGTCTGCCGTAATCCCTTGGGTACTTCtcgttatatatacagtatgtgtaCTATAATGTTTGTTTCCAATTTCCAGTGAATATTAGTCGATACGTGGAATGCTACCGACATATTGTATTTATGATGAAAATGGAGATGTTTACGTAAATGTCTATGTACGAATAAGTCGTTTGGCGTGccattgtatttgtttatatatgcAATAAGATTTGTACATACTAGTTGACTGTATAATCCCCTCGTCCTAACATTGTGCTCATTGCTTTTTAATCTATGTTTTATACCTTCTATTATTATGTTAATGTATTGATCGAAATAATGATGttttatctttttcattttggttcttaaaaaataataatcggTATACATTTTACACATCTAGAATTAtgcaatatttcaatatttctgttTTCTGTAATTTGTTCCGTGCAAGTGCTTTAATTCTTCATATTTATTACAATGACAAAAAAAGGTAACAAAATGCAGGAATGAATACAATTAAACATAAATTGAAGTAGTTATTTTCCTTGTTGTATTGACGAAATCAGTCAGtatatttttactttatatatgaTAACCTATGTATTAATTCTCTAACATATttcgtaaacaatttattatCGTATGTATCTCTAGCTGATACCATGTGActttatgaatttcaaaattgtttttaaaatcaatatttccatTCTTTCATCCGGAACTTTTGCTGGCTACATACCATACCTTACGAAAGTATGAAATGTGAATAATTTAATCGTCTCTCC from Argopecten irradians isolate NY chromosome 5, Ai_NY, whole genome shotgun sequence includes:
- the LOC138322734 gene encoding protein Wnt-8-like isoform X2, producing the protein MVTSLNKILMTGPKATDLVDNFTRNNNLWTKYQIHTMFMKSMERGSLRAAKECRHQFRWERWNCPIVDMDRQIHNIRANRETAFVHAIYSASIMFDLTSQCNLGGNPVCACDDSRNGVKGGYNWSWGGCSDNIKFGDSVSKHYLISMQKGKDSYAATVIQNNGAGRMSVRKTTHLICKCHGVSGSCSVRTCWRQLGSFRSIGQYLKRKYKKAVHVNFFDGKLRQGNDVNGVKLNMISSKQLVFLEKSPNYCKANYSLSLNGTLGRPCSRNKVGVKQSAAERRSCRTLCKACGLRVRREVVTIKTTCNCRFHWCCHVACFDCEQKQEVYSCTR
- the LOC138322734 gene encoding protein Wnt-8b-like isoform X1, translating into MRPPDLSWVPLFFISSLCLLPHVTSWSLNKILMTGPKATDLVDNFTRNNNLWTKYQIHTMFMKSMERGSLRAAKECRHQFRWERWNCPIVDMDRQIHNIRANRETAFVHAIYSASIMFDLTSQCNLGGNPVCACDDSRNGVKGGYNWSWGGCSDNIKFGDSVSKHYLISMQKGKDSYAATVIQNNGAGRMSVRKTTHLICKCHGVSGSCSVRTCWRQLGSFRSIGQYLKRKYKKAVHVNFFDGKLRQGNDVNGVKLNMISSKQLVFLEKSPNYCKANYSLSLNGTLGRPCSRNKVGVKQSAAERRSCRTLCKACGLRVRREVVTIKTTCNCRFHWCCHVACFDCEQKQEVYSCTR
- the LOC138322736 gene encoding uncharacterized protein, giving the protein MDVFKVLALCLVMVTLTSSIKDGDQPNAVRHDVEVYRKHFIMAFEQNPDTVLDALMEQEQRRRNRQHIQPRRRHPPPYVRSQRVVVDEYGRHYIWDHHFGYMPVHPLPWDYPVMWVDGPDGPIAIPVGIEPTYPAIEPVFLVNPTPTPDSCDPLGSRASLHEQNKPMMSFYEPSSDPCTGKPQSEFAITATSGMADILCMLCQYLKNKRCVWHFCVHPEGVYRIKISEHLKT